From a region of the Mercurialis annua linkage group LG1-X, ddMerAnnu1.2, whole genome shotgun sequence genome:
- the LOC126657490 gene encoding nuclear speckle RNA-binding protein B, translated as MDPYDFPVTRSPRKELQGPRPPALKVRKDSHKIRKPPVAPQSQQQQYQNQNQPQTQLRPPVIIYTVSPKVIHTNPNDFMNLVQRLTGSSSSSAATSNSTATTTANNNYNNPFNNDYGGAVSPAARYATMEKAKSSPKDKMKLGDEDMGFFEGIEMSQVMERSSLNNNSNLFPGILSPAPASLPPISPNYFSPVIPSDPNMLSFLHDLSPVVHGNRSFLEGSFMPSPSTNFFSPRLTATAFPSPASMELFNNFGNIFDF; from the coding sequence atggatcCATATGACTTTCCGGTGACCAGATCTCCAAGAAAAGAACTTCAAGGTCCAAGACCACCGGCTCTCAAAGTCCGTAAAGATTCACACAAGATCAGAAAACCACCGGTCGCACCGCAGTCACAACAACAACAATATCAAAACCAAAATCAGCCGCAAACTCAGCTACGGCCACCGGTCATAATTTACACGGTTTCACCGAAAGTTATCCATACGAACCCTAATGACTTCATGAACTTAGTTCAGCGTCTCACGGGCTCATCATCTTCATCAGCAgcaacttcaaattccactgcTACTACTACAGCTAACAATAACTATAATAACCCTTTTAACAATGATTACGGCGGTGCAGTTTCGCCGGCGGCCAGATACGCAACAATGGAGAAAGCAAAGTCGTCACCGAAGGATAAAATGAAGCTTGGCGATGAAGATATGGGATTTTTCGAAGGGATTGAAATGAGTCAAGTAATGGAAAGATCGTCgttaaataataatagtaatttgtTTCCCGGAATTCTATCTCCAGCTCCGGCTTCACTTCCTCCGATATCTCCTAACTATTTCTCGCCGGTAATACCTTCTGATCCAAATATGTTGAGCTTTCTTCATGATTTGAGCCCTGTTGTTCATGGTAATAGAAGCTTTTTAGAAGGCAGTTTCATGCCAAGTCCTTCAACTAATTTCTTTTCTCCTCGTTTGACGGCGACTGCTTTTCCAT